The Arachis ipaensis cultivar K30076 chromosome B05, Araip1.1, whole genome shotgun sequence nucleotide sequence TGCATATGATTAATGATTGATTGAGGAAGCTTGAACGTGTGGCAAGTGTGTCGGGGTTGCCTATAGGATTAATGAATGAATCATGATGGAAAGTGTTGGATGTTAAtgtgcttgtgttttctctctggtttgtaagggtgacagggcacagatactctctaatggtgacagggcacagataccctctaatggtgacagggcacagatttcctctaatggtaataaggcacaacagagagactgtgcccgggttagctaccggacacgtcgggttggctagataaccgacagatgagacacatcagccactaggacaggcatgcaccatatgcatttatatgtttgtttggtgCGATTTGTTTAGAATGCCTAATTGACTACATAAATACTCGCTACTTGTTTAATTGTTGTATCTGCTTTCTGTTTGTGATTTCCTTtcttgatataattgtgtttgcaaTATAAAATTACCGATGGCAGTTGGGAGGTTCGGAGGAGTTGGAAAGGGGAgttttagttagactgaagatccttAGTTAGTTGCCTATTTTCATTTCTCATGATTTAGTTATGTTTTTATAAGCTTTAATTAtatgttggaagttctaggattgccttcggctttcccaagacattatatgttagatatgtgggcaccttaactATATTGAGAATCCCCGATTCTCATCCCGTATAATAtagtttttcagatgcaggttgagaagcaCCACTCTGTATTCTGGAGACGCTGATGAAGCGAAGAACTCTTGGGACTCAGGGTCGTatctttgtttatatttattatatatatatatatttacttttagaggtcgtaataccttgctacctcaactttatgacttaagcataagactctgtgtagtagggtgttacaaggTGGTGGCAGATGAAAGATGAGGAACAAAAAAACTTCCTAAGACGAGTAacagaagaggcaaagtgggatgagAATGGAAGTGCGGAGGAGATGTGGAGGAAAATGGCAAAAGTTattagaaaaacaataaaaaaaaagttttgatgAATCTAAAGGGATGGAatcaagagacaaggagtcctgatGGTGGAATGcaagtgtacaagaaaagataaaggcaaAGAGGGTGTGCTTTAAGGAGTGGTCTTTGTGTCGTAATACAAataattgggaaaaatataagacagctaagaaagagacaaaaatgactgtaaatgaaataagaacaagagcatatgatgGTCTCTACCAGTTTTTAGGCACGAAGAGAGGAGAAAAAAGGTATATTTAAaatcgcaaagagccgtgaaagaaaaacaaaagatttggatcaggttaagtgcataaagaaaaaagatgaagaggttttggctcaagaggagaagatcaatgaaaggtgaaagagctacttctacgagttatttaatgaaggacagaagacgcttccgagccttggtcggttatgcacgaGGAAAGAAGAGCAAAACTTCGATTACTATCGAATGATTCGAGATTTCAAGTTTAAAGAAGCTCTAAAgcggatgaaaaatggcagggcagtaggatcCGATAATATTCCGATGGAAGTTTGGAAGTGCCTTGGAGATAAAGGCATCAGCTGGTTaaccaaaatttttaatgaaattttaagGTAAAAAAAGATGTCAGATGAGTGAAGAAAGAGCACAGTGGTACCTatttacaagaataagggggatatacaaagtagTGGAACTATAGAGAGATTAAACtcatgagtcataccatgaagttatagAAAAGCGTGCTAGAACGGAGGTTGAtgcaagagacacaagtaacagaaaaCCAATTTGTTTTTATACCAGAAGATCCACCACCGAAGCGatatacctgttaagaaggatgatggagaggtatcgtggTAATAAAAGGAATCtgcatatggtgtttattgatttggaaaaagcgtacgaTAAGGTGCCAAAGAAGATCTTATGAAAGGTTTTGGAAAAGAAGAAAGTAAGGATCACAAATATTCGtgtaattaaagacatgtatgatgggctacaactagtgtgaagactcaaggtggtgtgacaaagAAACTTTtcattggtataggattacaccaggagATCATCTTTAAGTCCATATATTTTCACGTTAGTTTTGAAAATACTCACAGAGTATATATAAGAGCCTGTGTCATTGTGCatactttttgccgatgatatcgccTTTATGAAAAAGTCaaaggaagacctaaataagaagttcgATTTATGGAGAGAAGTTCTAAAAGTATATGATCTATGCATAAGCCATAGTAAGACGGAATATATGAAATGTTAGTTCGACTATAAAGAAAACCCTAAtacagaggtgaagattggagaaaacatcttacgaaaatttaaaaattttaagtatcttgggtgcatcatataagataatggagagattgaacaggatgtaaatcataggatccaagcaagtTGATTAAAATGGTGGAGTGCGtttggttttatatgtgacaaaaaagtgtctttaaaatttaaaggtaACTTCTATCGCACTACTATGAAACCAGCTATGTTTTATGTTACAGAGTGTTAGGCGCCAAAGCGAAGCAAGAACTTAAgttaagtgtggcagagatgaagatgttgagatttATGAGTGGTCATACACGATTGGATAGAATGAAGAACAAATATATAAGAGACAGAGTTTGAGTAGCACCtattgtgaaaaagatggtagaatTGCGTCTCAAAtaatttggacatgtgagaagaaggtCGACAGAGCACCCAATCAGAAAGgtagatgagatggaagatggataagaggtaaaaggcagaggaagacctagcAAGACCATCTATTAAGTAgtcaaacaagatctacatgtaaacgatcTCTCTGTAAACATGGTACATGATAAAACTCAATAACattgtttgattcatgtagccgatctCACCTAGTGagacaagactttgttgttgttaataAGCACATATCTGAATAGTTCCTACACTTGATAATCTCTTAGAACAAGAATTTCAGATCTTGTACATGCAACTATACACACCATTGCTTGTGCTCTGTACTTTGATCTTGTAGTGATCATTTTTAGCCAGAGAAGACTTGAAGCAAGAATATATAAGGTTCTTAAATTTAATGGTGATTTGAATCAAGTTAAACTTGAGAAGGTTTAagacaataatatataaaattcttAAACTCTTGAGGATCTGAGTCAAGTTAAGCCTAGGAAGACTTGGAGAAAATATTATCTTGTAACTCTCAATACTTGTTTAGAACTAACCGGAGGCATTATTAGCCGAACCAATATATTTTCTGGTTAACCATCTTTTGAACTCCCTTATCTTTTATTAtagtttgttatttttgtttAAGCACCTcagaaattgattttaaaatgaAACTTAACTTTACATACTGTCTTAATCGTTAGAAATAGGATTTAAAAGTGAACCTAAATTTTCTACTTAAAATATGAATATGTCTAATCTCTTCCGCAGCTCACAAGTCTTAAAACTTGATAAACTTCAAAGTTTCTTTCGATTTCAGGAAAAGGATCTAATCATGATTCAACCTTTTCATGCACTTCTAGTCATTTCAAATCTAAGCTTTAGTTATTTTATGAATTGCTGCTGCTGATGTGAAATGATCAGGACAATCATAAAATATTTCGatcaaaaaatatttgaaaatttctctctcttcagaAATTATTTGGGTTGTATTGCAAGTCCtataataagttaataactaTATTTCACAAGAACAAACCTTGTGTCTGGCTGCATTGCTTCAAAGCTGGAGACACGTCTTAGATTAGCTGAAAATAGAATGCaatataaatagaatgagattCTATACAATATGACAAACTCAACAAATCTTGAAGTTCCTATAAACGAAACAAATGAATGGTGTGAAGATTTTCAAATGTTTTAATTAAATGCGAGTTCATGTTTAGTTAATTATAAGATATATTTTCTTAGCCTAGGATATTTACTGACCTCTATTTTTCTGCTGAGTAGTAACACCCTCAATTGCAGTAAATATATCTGGTGTAAATATATACACACCACAGTTTATTAGATCACTTACCTGCATTCAGTTGGTTACCAAATAAGATGTCAAAAAATAGCAGGAACAGAGGAAACATTTTCAAACTTTTGTTCGGCAATTCACAGTATAAGCTTATATTATGAACATACAAAAGTTTCAGGTTTCTCAATGTAATGCAACAGTTCATTGGTTACTGGATCAGCCACCAATTCCCCAAATTCACTGGCCGACTCTGGCGAAACCTTCAACATGGAAAatggataaataaaataaattgaatgcTAATCACCAAAATTTCATGCTAACAACATAACAATTTTGTGTGTTGTATTGTCCAACCTTAACAACTAATATTGTTCCCATCCCACCATATTTTCTATGAGCATCTGCAAGCACAAGTGCAGACAGTGCCAATTAGTTGTTCTGCCAGCCATGTAAAAATTATTAAGACATTTCAAGGAAGGTTCAGAGTTACAATTCTGCAAACGTAATCCGGAATATGACACAATGAATAGAAAAGGAAGCAGCATCAAAAAGTTGCTTAGACGATAAAGTTATAGTCTAATTTCAGAATAGAAATTACCGAGCATTTCCGGTAGTGGAAAGCTGCAGCAAACATCACAGTTTAGCAAAAAAATATGTGACTGCCATACAAAAAATGTGATCAATGTCATTGGATAATTAATCAGCATGATCACGTAAACCATTTCAGCCATACCATATAGCAAACATATGATAAGCAAATTTATTATAGTCAACAATGGACAAAGACATGGGTAAAGACAAAAACCGGATCATCCTCCATGATTTGATCTCTAAAGCTATAAAGACCACCAGCTGACCCGTGAGGCTTGTCTTCTTTCAGATATCTATTATTAGCATGGAAGACAAAAATAACCAATGCAATCTCAATAAAAAATACTaccatgaaaaaaaaatttgaaatccgCTGAAAGTTTATAAGATGATTGGAAGAAACAGCTTACTTAATAGGGACTTTAAGCTCGTTTGAGACGGAGGAAACAAATAATGCAAATTCGCGTTCCTCATGGAAACCAATTAGATAAATCTGAGCCAAATTAGGAATCTGCAAAACACAAACAAGATTTTGAAAACAACATTGCAGACAAGATAGACACGTTTTGAATTTTACAGAATGCATACCCTTTTACAAGCAGAAATTGGGTGATGGACCATGGGTTGTCCCGCCAATGGAAAAAGTGGCTTAGGTATGTCGAATGACAATGGCCTGAATCTAGTACCTTCCAAATCCAAAGACAATACAACACAGAAACCATAGATATCAAAATCCACAAAACGAATCAAGTCCAATTTGACACAAGAAAATCAAATACatcaatataatatataattgctAAAtagttttaatttgaattaaaaaaaaaaacaaacaaacaatgtCACTCTACAGGTCTAAACTAATCTAAGATCTGTGGCTCTACTCTTTGTTCGAAGCCTATTGATATCAAACCAAATTGAACAATTGAATCAAGTCCAATTCCACAGAAGAAAACCAAAAATGTGAAATTTCCAAGTGAATATTAGATTAGAAAGATGAGGCGATTAAGAAAATCAAGATTTGGAATGAAAAATCGATGTTCATTGGGGGAGATAACGTACCTTTGGTGGGGCCTCCAACCATGATAACAGCAATGGCTCTTTCTTCTGCAGTTCCCATGTtgacaaagagaaagagaaagagaagacagATCCCCCTTCGTTACAGGCTATAGAAGAGAGGAAAGGTCACTTAGTGAGATTgtttatgaatgaatgaatgaatggatgaaTGAATCTCCTCAACGCAATGAGCACATTGCATTGGGTGTTACTGTTACGTATTTGTTGTTAGGCGCTTAGCGATTTTGTTGTCTTGCAAGTGACACAGAAGGCAACAGAATACCGAAAGTGCAATGCAGCTTCggaacagagagagagagagtttcttAGCCGAGGCTGTGCTGTTGATGGATTTGTAATTTGTAATTTCTCTAATTCGCGATGAGATCAGAAGACAAAATGGTTCATTGTCGGTACTCTCGGTAGTTACATATCAAACACTACTTCTGATTATTACAGTCGCTTTGGATAATTGGATGGGATGATTTCTTGATTCTTTCTGAATAGCCTGTgtaccttttttttttccctttttatggAAGATAAAAAAGGACTATTTagcaattattaaaaaaccttaaaaaacatgttttgttatgggaccatttagTGGTCCAAACGTTCTGGGACTACCGAATTCTGAGCCACATTAATACTACTaattttcataagtcaaaagttcaAAAAAGTTACTTTTAAAATTTTCCAAACGGGTCCCTAATCTATAAAA carries:
- the LOC107643927 gene encoding mannose-1-phosphate guanyltransferase alpha-B gives rise to the protein MGTAEERAIAVIMVGGPTKGTRFRPLSFDIPKPLFPLAGQPMVHHPISACKRIPNLAQIYLIGFHEEREFALFVSSVSNELKVPIKYLKEDKPHGSAGGLYSFRDQIMEDDPSHIFLLNCDVCCSFPLPEMLDAHRKYGGMGTILVVKVSPESASEFGELVADPVTNELLHYIEKPETFVSDLINCGVYIFTPDIFTAIEGVTTQQKNRANLRRVSSFEAMQPDTRNLSSDYVRLDQDILSPLAGKKQLYIYETKDFWEQIKTPGMSIKCSALYLSQFRHISPQLLANGDGNKKASISGDVYIHPSAKVHPTAKIGPGVSISANARIGAGARLINCIILDDAEIKENAVVIHAIVGWKSSIGRWARIQASGDYNAKLGVTLLGESVIVEDEVVVVNSIVLPHKTLNVRVQDEILL